In Vagococcus luciliae, one genomic interval encodes:
- a CDS encoding capsid protein encodes MTVKIYTKQFKEMLPVLFKSQSHFINSFGELDVLDGVRNSDKAFTVKVSDIDVEVNDYDKGKDITAGRLGAMKEIISTDVEVDYEAVKSINEGVDIATVNDDIDQITAERMEKQAGAIARLIDESCGKQLSQKASKTLTGELTEDGVTKMFNQASKEFTQNEVIATHVKRAYVTSDIYNFLIDSKLATTSKNSSVNVDQNTLYSFKGFLLHEVPDARFTKGENAYFVADKIGKAFAGFNEYRALTDNLEFFGVAMQSIIKYGTYVPDNNSKAIVKGKLAITGA; translated from the coding sequence ATGACAGTTAAAATTTATACAAAACAATTTAAAGAAATGTTACCCGTCTTATTTAAGTCACAGTCACATTTTATTAACTCGTTTGGGGAGTTAGATGTCCTAGACGGTGTAAGAAATAGCGATAAGGCTTTTACGGTGAAAGTATCAGATATTGACGTAGAAGTGAATGATTATGATAAGGGCAAAGATATCACTGCTGGACGATTAGGAGCAATGAAAGAAATTATTTCTACTGATGTAGAGGTAGACTATGAGGCGGTCAAATCAATCAATGAGGGTGTTGATATAGCAACGGTTAATGATGATATAGATCAGATTACTGCCGAACGCATGGAGAAACAAGCAGGAGCGATTGCCAGATTAATTGATGAATCATGCGGAAAACAGTTATCACAAAAAGCAAGCAAGACATTAACAGGCGAACTCACTGAAGATGGTGTGACTAAGATGTTTAATCAAGCGTCTAAAGAGTTTACACAGAATGAAGTGATTGCGACACATGTCAAACGTGCTTATGTGACGTCTGATATTTATAACTTCTTGATTGATAGCAAATTAGCTACAACGTCAAAAAATTCATCTGTGAACGTTGACCAAAACACTTTATACAGCTTTAAAGGGTTCTTACTTCATGAAGTACCCGACGCACGTTTTACTAAAGGAGAGAATGCGTATTTTGTGGCAGATAAGATTGGTAAAGCATTCGCAGGCTTTAATGAGTATCGAGCTTTAACCGATAATTTAGAATTTTTCGGGGTGGCTATGCAGTCAATTATTAAATATGGTACTTATGTTCCAGATAATAATAGTAAAGCCATTGTCAAAGGTAAATTAGCCATAACAGGTGCATAA
- a CDS encoding capsid assembly scaffolding protein Gp46 family protein encodes MKNNSVKNNSIVMNLQHFAEEVEDVTEVSDVSTAEGTTQEQPNRADEIVQKLQKRLGKEQGAKREAKEQLDEALKRIEELENQSKLNSPQLSEDDELTKRDKEIEALRQKIKLSEVTQQADEVLKDSGLALNRDQLSLVVDTDEKVTYKKVETLINLLEEQKRVWATERNTGITPKKVQSNEGVDPFKKIINGLK; translated from the coding sequence ATGAAAAATAATTCCGTGAAAAATAATTCTATTGTGATGAATTTACAACACTTTGCCGAAGAAGTTGAAGATGTAACAGAAGTAAGTGACGTATCAACTGCAGAGGGTACGACACAAGAACAACCTAATCGAGCAGATGAAATTGTTCAAAAGCTTCAAAAACGATTAGGCAAAGAACAAGGTGCAAAACGTGAAGCGAAAGAGCAACTTGATGAAGCGTTGAAACGCATTGAAGAACTGGAAAACCAGTCAAAATTGAATTCTCCTCAACTATCCGAAGATGATGAACTCACAAAACGTGATAAAGAAATTGAAGCATTGAGACAAAAAATTAAGTTAAGTGAAGTGACACAGCAAGCGGATGAAGTATTAAAAGATTCTGGGTTGGCACTGAATCGTGATCAACTTTCCCTGGTAGTTGATACAGACGAAAAAGTGACCTATAAAAAAGTAGAAACATTGATTAATTTATTAGAAGAACAAAAAAGAGTTTGGGCAACCGAACGAAATACAGGCATTACGCCGAAAAAAGTCCAGTCTAATGAGGGAGTGGACCCGTTTAAAAAGATTATTAACGGTTTGAAATGA
- a CDS encoding phage replication protein, whose product MADILNQRQEKFLRALLETDTVEKACEVAGINKNTGFKYLKDEIFLKEYRAIRQETMRQVTSRLQRVSNDAVKVLEDVMHDKENSTSSARVQSAKTILDVAFRSIEMDDMQERIEAIERAVGVDTD is encoded by the coding sequence ATGGCAGACATATTAAATCAACGACAAGAGAAGTTTTTAAGAGCATTGCTTGAAACAGATACGGTTGAAAAAGCGTGTGAAGTCGCTGGAATTAATAAAAATACTGGTTTTAAGTATTTAAAAGACGAAATATTTTTAAAGGAATATCGAGCGATTAGACAAGAAACTATGCGACAAGTGACAAGCCGTTTACAACGTGTATCAAATGACGCAGTAAAGGTATTAGAGGACGTTATGCACGATAAAGAGAACTCCACATCTAGCGCACGAGTACAGTCGGCAAAAACGATTTTAGATGTCGCCTTTCGTTCCATTGAGATGGATGATATGCAAGAACGTATAGAAGCGATTGAAAGAGCGGTAGGCGTTGATACAGATTAG
- a CDS encoding ATP-binding protein, with translation MALKMGSIEVPPSIIEKTGYIELDEHCDKPGHEKFSMMLLNNEVICPKCWVENKDKQIQVEQMEKHLLNSTKDKKDYLKRFSIVHSKSTLDKGLKDYINRTSAESDIKKQASEVTRKIIENQRNVFLFGPAGTGKSHVAMGILTNINAISNERRCLFVSVPKLYELIRKSYNSQYVDTLTEDDYLTRLNKADVLVLDDIGAELSMNTNKQASDFVTRILYSILNAREGKSTIVTSNHSIEQLGLILDERVISRIKTNVVYIDFGKVSDKREIVSTLKS, from the coding sequence ATGGCTTTAAAAATGGGTAGTATCGAAGTACCACCAAGTATTATTGAAAAAACTGGCTATATTGAATTAGATGAACATTGTGATAAACCAGGACATGAAAAATTTTCAATGATGTTGCTAAACAATGAAGTGATTTGTCCTAAATGTTGGGTAGAGAATAAAGATAAACAAATACAAGTGGAACAAATGGAAAAACACTTGTTAAACTCAACAAAAGATAAAAAGGATTACTTGAAACGGTTTAGTATCGTTCACAGTAAATCAACCTTAGATAAAGGACTAAAAGATTATATTAATAGAACCAGTGCAGAAAGTGACATAAAGAAACAAGCGTCAGAAGTCACAAGAAAAATAATTGAGAATCAACGCAATGTCTTTTTATTTGGTCCTGCAGGTACAGGAAAGTCTCATGTTGCTATGGGGATATTAACAAATATAAATGCGATTAGTAATGAAAGACGATGTTTGTTTGTATCAGTACCTAAGTTATATGAATTGATACGCAAATCATACAATAGCCAATATGTTGATACGCTGACCGAAGATGATTATCTCACACGACTAAATAAAGCAGATGTTTTGGTATTAGATGATATTGGGGCAGAACTTAGCATGAATACGAATAAACAAGCGTCTGATTTCGTCACACGTATCTTGTACAGCATTTTAAATGCTAGAGAGGGTAAATCTACCATTGTGACAAGTAATCACTCTATCGAGCAATTAGGCTTGATTTTAGATGAACGAGTTATTTCAAGAATTAAAACAAATGTGGTGTATATTGATTTTGGAAAAGTATCAGATAAACGAGAAATTGTCAGTACGTTAAAAAGTTAA
- a CDS encoding phage replisome organizer N-terminal domain-containing protein codes for MSNKYKNNPNNKRYYWLQLKTDFFDQKEIKLLRKIAGGDTYTIIYLKMLLASLKDEGRLYFEAIGDDFAEEIALLIDEDTENVSITLKFLQAKGLIEIEEQDEYFLNRVPEMIGSESYSAERVRRYRQKKLLQNDVMNEQCNDSALQSNTHVTKSIYKEDIKIDNKNIDQSSSKEADKVSLKNRFESIWELYPKKQGKTKAFESYKRAIKDGVTDEQIIKGINDYKKQIELQRTDTQYIKQGSTFFNQRNYLDEFVTGKNNKQVPAKKIEKEWQEHYERAGKIDLSKDIESFMDDLPY; via the coding sequence TTGAGTAATAAATATAAGAATAATCCTAATAATAAAAGATATTATTGGTTACAACTAAAAACAGATTTCTTTGATCAAAAAGAAATTAAGCTATTAAGAAAGATTGCAGGAGGAGACACCTACACAATTATCTATTTAAAAATGTTATTAGCTAGTTTGAAAGATGAGGGACGATTATATTTTGAAGCCATAGGCGATGATTTTGCCGAAGAAATTGCGTTACTTATTGATGAAGATACGGAAAATGTTTCTATTACATTGAAGTTTTTACAGGCTAAAGGATTAATTGAAATAGAAGAACAAGATGAATATTTTTTAAATCGAGTACCTGAAATGATTGGTTCAGAAAGTTATAGTGCTGAAAGAGTTCGTCGGTATAGACAAAAGAAATTGTTACAAAATGATGTGATGAATGAACAATGTAACGATAGTGCGTTACAAAGTAACACCCATGTAACTAAGAGTATATATAAAGAAGATATAAAGATAGATAATAAAAATATAGATCAATCATCTTCTAAAGAAGCTGATAAAGTGAGTTTGAAAAATCGGTTTGAATCAATATGGGAACTCTATCCAAAGAAGCAGGGGAAAACAAAAGCATTTGAATCATACAAGAGAGCTATTAAAGACGGTGTGACGGATGAACAAATCATCAAAGGTATAAATGACTACAAGAAACAAATCGAGCTACAACGAACTGATACACAGTATATCAAGCAAGGTAGCACATTCTTTAATCAACGTAATTACTTAGATGAATTTGTGACAGGTAAGAACAATAAACAAGTACCTGCGAAAAAAATAGAAAAAGAATGGCAAGAACATTATGAACGAGCGGGCAAAATTGACTTGTCAAAAGATATTGAGAGTTTTATGGATGATTTACCTTATTAG
- a CDS encoding MerR family transcriptional regulator — MTDKPLQPQLQVVLANEDSLRNYLSSVFTEELDKAIELAGMNSKVLNTTQISKALGISPTTLRQYEKMGLPFGNIKKRKFYDLKECKKWITTQQID; from the coding sequence ATGACTGATAAACCACTTCAACCACAATTACAAGTAGTTTTAGCTAACGAAGACTCGCTTAGAAATTATTTATCTTCAGTTTTTACAGAAGAATTAGATAAGGCTATCGAATTGGCTGGGATGAACTCAAAAGTATTAAATACGACACAAATTAGTAAAGCACTAGGAATCTCACCAACAACATTAAGACAATATGAAAAAATGGGATTACCATTTGGTAACATCAAAAAAAGAAAGTTTTACGATCTTAAAGAATGTAAGAAATGGATAACAACACAACAAATTGATTAA
- a CDS encoding helix-turn-helix domain-containing protein, with product MENNFSKILGERLLKISDVHKGTGISKTTLANIYFKRSKDMKVSTLLMICNFLDVSILDFLGGE from the coding sequence ATGGAGAATAATTTTTCTAAAATATTAGGTGAAAGGTTGTTAAAAATATCTGATGTACATAAAGGCACAGGAATTAGTAAAACAACTTTAGCCAACATATATTTTAAAAGATCTAAAGATATGAAAGTATCTACACTATTAATGATTTGTAATTTTTTAGATGTATCTATTTTAGATTTTTTAGGAGGTGAATAA
- a CDS encoding helix-turn-helix domain-containing protein, with the protein MIRNNLSILLSERGMKNTALSIKTGISKNTISSLTQNDGKMIQLETINKICQVLDIDPGDFFSYIPFDFEIIFSFNNFDAGCIINESFNISEFWINDSEFDLFIRVLKGNEEIDFFEFESIVEFNQNNLLINDNRLNILTNKVINEDKFNEMWEKIPISFRIDIVDKVEECFFQELTNQLEQYFKNRNTDNLIEDSEWKLIVQNIKKMVSYDFDFH; encoded by the coding sequence ATGATCAGAAATAACTTATCAATTTTATTATCAGAAAGAGGTATGAAGAACACTGCTTTATCAATAAAAACAGGAATTTCCAAAAATACAATTTCTTCATTAACTCAAAATGACGGAAAAATGATTCAACTAGAGACAATTAACAAAATATGCCAGGTTTTAGATATAGATCCCGGTGACTTTTTTTCATACATCCCATTTGATTTTGAAATAATTTTTTCATTTAACAATTTCGATGCTGGTTGTATTATCAATGAATCATTTAATATCTCAGAATTTTGGATTAACGATTCAGAATTTGATTTGTTTATACGAGTTTTAAAAGGTAATGAAGAGATAGACTTTTTTGAGTTTGAATCTATTGTTGAATTTAATCAAAATAACTTGCTAATCAATGATAATAGACTAAATATTTTAACCAATAAAGTAATCAACGAAGATAAATTTAATGAAATGTGGGAAAAAATCCCTATTTCTTTTCGGATAGACATTGTGGATAAAGTAGAAGAATGTTTCTTTCAAGAGCTAACTAATCAGTTGGAACAATACTTTAAAAATAGAAATACGGATAACCTTATAGAAGATTCTGAGTGGAAATTAATAGTTCAGAATATAAAAAAAATGGTGTCTTACGATTTCGATTTTCATTAG
- a CDS encoding site-specific integrase yields MAIFKQYTKKDGSKAWLLQAYLGVDEVTGKEVRTTRRGFKSKKEAQLKLNELVLEFESKGLEKQSKTTFKDVYKLWFDNYKNTVKESTSMTTERFFNQVILPVFKDIYMDKIDVKFCQKVVNKWAEEYSSYRLLIGYTKKVFQYATHINVISDSPFDKIIRPTKKEKKKKDKIKFYDTDQLKIFLEYLEQKVLNAKDKTLIQEYYAELDLALFRLLAFSGMRVGEALALNYSDINFEDNTITINKNLSQTKQGYEVSTTKTKNSNRIISMDKKTLVTLKKWHLTQRKLLLKNGYNNNKKLFVNVKAQYMTRNEIYQRSNRIADACNLHRIGCHGFRHTHASILLESGESFKGIQERLGHSDISLTLNVYSHLTNKSKEKTAQRFANYVNF; encoded by the coding sequence ATGGCTATATTTAAACAATACACAAAAAAAGATGGCTCTAAGGCTTGGCTATTGCAAGCATATTTAGGAGTTGATGAAGTAACTGGCAAAGAGGTTAGAACGACCAGGAGAGGTTTTAAATCAAAGAAAGAAGCACAATTAAAACTAAATGAGTTAGTATTGGAGTTTGAAAGTAAAGGACTAGAAAAACAGTCTAAAACAACTTTTAAAGACGTTTATAAACTTTGGTTTGATAACTATAAGAATACTGTAAAAGAATCAACTAGCATGACAACAGAACGTTTTTTCAATCAAGTGATTCTACCAGTATTCAAAGATATTTATATGGATAAAATAGATGTGAAGTTTTGTCAAAAAGTGGTTAATAAGTGGGCAGAAGAATATAGCTCATATCGTTTACTCATCGGCTATACTAAAAAAGTCTTTCAATATGCTACACATATCAATGTAATTAGTGATAGCCCATTCGATAAGATTATTCGACCAACAAAAAAAGAGAAAAAGAAGAAAGATAAAATTAAGTTCTATGATACTGATCAACTAAAAATATTTTTAGAGTACCTAGAACAAAAAGTTTTAAATGCCAAAGATAAAACGCTGATACAAGAATATTACGCAGAATTAGACTTGGCTCTATTTCGCTTACTTGCTTTCAGCGGTATGCGTGTTGGCGAAGCATTAGCGTTGAATTATTCGGATATTAATTTTGAAGATAATACAATCACTATTAATAAAAACTTATCTCAAACTAAGCAAGGTTATGAAGTCTCTACAACTAAAACTAAGAACTCTAACCGTATTATATCCATGGATAAAAAAACCCTTGTAACACTTAAAAAATGGCATTTAACACAGCGTAAGCTATTACTTAAAAATGGTTACAACAATAATAAAAAGCTATTTGTTAATGTAAAGGCTCAATACATGACGAGAAACGAAATATATCAACGTTCTAATAGAATCGCAGACGCTTGTAACCTGCATAGAATTGGCTGTCATGGTTTCAGACATACTCATGCGTCTATATTACTTGAAAGTGGCGAAAGTTTTAAGGGAATTCAAGAGAGATTAGGGCATTCGGATATTTCTCTTACCCTAAACGTATACTCACATCTAACTAACAAATCAAAAGAAAAAACGGCTCAAAGATTTGCTAATTACGTTAATTTTTAA
- the rpmG gene encoding 50S ribosomal protein L33, translated as MRVNITLECTECKERNYLSNKNKRNNPERLEVKKYCPRERKVTLHRETK; from the coding sequence ATGCGCGTAAATATTACTTTAGAATGTACAGAATGTAAAGAAAGAAATTACCTTTCAAACAAAAATAAACGTAACAATCCTGAACGTTTAGAAGTTAAAAAATATTGTCCACGTGAACGTAAAGTTACTTTACACCGTGAAACAAAATAA
- a CDS encoding peptidoglycan D,D-transpeptidase FtsI family protein, with protein sequence MSQRNKGKFLFSKIKQGKKTKSHVPIRLDILFFIVFILFTMLIVKLSDLQIKNQEKYKTIVSSGQKKIIEEKAPRGYIYDSKGNVLVGNKATQAILFTRSAGMNANDIRKVSQDIVKLIDIEPDKLTDRDKKDYWLSNPDNLAEAQKRLTVSDKVNANGQELSNSDLYTKTVEKVKDSEIKFNQEELKEASIFKRINGAAALQPVTIKNDNVTPEEIAKVGENTAAISGLSAGTDWERDYPEKDQIRSILGTVSTEKQGLPEDEIDEYLKKGYQRNDRVGLSYLEKSYEDTLKGKKGQAEVVTDKDQKIVSKKEVKASEKGDNLMLTINLDFQHKVEEIAKRHFESLQQAGKTQYSPGVYVVVTNPNNGEVLSMVGLSKDPDTGELVDDTLGTINKAFVPGSSIKAATVMAGYENGVIKGNQTFIDEPLVFSDGSRKASLFNQYSSIALTTQQALEVSSNVYMMKIALGMMGAEYVPGMSLPVDTSIFDKLRKTYEEFGLGTKTGIDIPQESVGVLNTNYKDKDGNYIPGIMASALDLSFGNYEAYTPIQLAQYVSTVANGGTRYAPHVVKGIYGNSENGELGKEKELIQPKVMSKIEGREDEFDIIQEGMYQVVNGSMGTGNELQGASLPIAAKTGTAETFAVDPKTNQAVSVINSTIVGYAPYNDPKVAVSVMIPQISDDNMATNRLILKEVINAYNEEYNKQ encoded by the coding sequence ATGAGCCAGAGAAATAAAGGGAAATTTTTATTCAGTAAAATCAAACAAGGAAAAAAAACGAAATCTCATGTCCCAATCAGACTAGATATTTTGTTTTTTATTGTGTTTATATTATTTACTATGTTAATTGTGAAATTATCTGATTTGCAAATTAAAAATCAAGAAAAATATAAAACAATTGTCTCGAGTGGTCAAAAGAAAATTATTGAAGAAAAAGCACCTAGAGGATATATATATGATTCAAAAGGAAATGTTTTGGTTGGAAATAAAGCCACACAAGCAATTCTATTTACTCGATCAGCGGGAATGAATGCAAATGACATTCGTAAAGTAAGTCAGGATATTGTCAAATTAATTGATATTGAACCAGATAAGTTAACGGATAGAGATAAAAAAGATTATTGGTTATCTAACCCAGATAATCTAGCAGAGGCACAGAAACGATTGACGGTTTCTGACAAAGTAAATGCGAATGGACAAGAGTTGTCTAATAGTGATTTATATACGAAAACCGTTGAGAAGGTGAAAGATAGTGAGATTAAGTTTAATCAAGAAGAACTGAAAGAAGCCTCTATTTTCAAACGAATAAATGGTGCAGCAGCCTTGCAACCTGTCACAATAAAAAATGATAATGTGACACCTGAAGAAATTGCAAAAGTTGGGGAAAATACAGCGGCTATTTCTGGACTATCTGCTGGAACAGATTGGGAGAGAGACTATCCTGAAAAAGATCAAATTCGTTCTATTCTTGGAACGGTGTCAACTGAGAAACAAGGGTTACCTGAAGATGAGATTGATGAATATTTGAAAAAAGGGTATCAACGAAATGATCGTGTAGGGTTAAGTTATCTTGAAAAATCATATGAAGACACATTAAAAGGTAAGAAAGGGCAAGCCGAAGTTGTGACTGATAAAGATCAAAAAATTGTGTCGAAAAAAGAAGTGAAAGCAAGTGAAAAAGGCGATAATTTAATGCTGACAATTAACCTTGATTTTCAACATAAGGTAGAAGAAATTGCTAAGCGTCACTTTGAATCACTTCAACAAGCAGGAAAAACTCAGTATTCTCCCGGAGTATATGTGGTAGTTACTAATCCAAATAATGGTGAAGTTTTATCAATGGTAGGTCTTAGTAAAGATCCAGACACTGGGGAATTGGTAGATGATACATTAGGAACAATTAATAAAGCTTTTGTGCCGGGTTCTTCTATCAAAGCGGCCACTGTAATGGCTGGTTATGAAAATGGGGTCATTAAAGGCAATCAAACCTTTATTGATGAGCCATTAGTTTTTAGTGATGGATCGAGAAAAGCTTCTCTTTTCAATCAATATTCATCTATTGCGTTAACAACACAACAAGCACTTGAAGTTTCTTCGAATGTCTACATGATGAAAATTGCATTAGGTATGATGGGAGCTGAGTACGTTCCGGGGATGTCTTTACCTGTGGATACTAGTATTTTTGATAAATTACGAAAAACCTACGAAGAATTTGGCTTAGGGACAAAAACAGGAATCGATATTCCACAAGAATCTGTGGGTGTGTTGAATACAAATTATAAAGATAAAGATGGTAATTATATTCCTGGTATTATGGCCAGTGCATTGGATTTATCTTTTGGTAACTATGAAGCATATACGCCTATTCAATTGGCACAATATGTGTCAACAGTGGCTAATGGTGGAACACGATACGCGCCTCATGTAGTAAAAGGAATTTATGGTAATAGTGAGAATGGTGAATTGGGAAAAGAGAAAGAATTGATTCAACCAAAAGTAATGAGTAAAATTGAAGGCAGAGAAGATGAATTTGATATTATTCAAGAAGGAATGTATCAAGTTGTCAATGGTTCAATGGGAACTGGAAATGAATTACAAGGAGCGAGTCTCCCAATTGCAGCAAAGACAGGGACAGCTGAAACGTTTGCAGTTGATCCAAAAACAAATCAAGCAGTATCTGTTATAAATAGTACGATTGTGGGTTACGCACCTTATAATGATCCAAAAGTGGCGGTTAGTGTGATGATTCCCCAAATTAGTGATGATAATATGGCGACTAATCGCTTGATATTAAAAGAAGTGATAAATGCCTATAATGAAGAATATAATAAACAATAA
- a CDS encoding dihydrofolate reductase: MIAAIWAQDENGLIGKDDKLPWYLPDDLQFFKQMTENNTIVMGRKTFEGMGKNLLPNRQTIVLTSDQSYDGNGAIVMHSVDDVLKYAEEFDGITFITGGGEIYKTFLPHTDVLYRTLIQSTFEGDTYFPYIDWGEWNIVSTSEGSVNDDNPYPHDFETYQRHQS, from the coding sequence ATGATAGCAGCTATATGGGCTCAAGATGAAAATGGATTAATTGGGAAAGATGATAAATTACCGTGGTATTTACCAGATGACTTACAATTTTTCAAACAAATGACGGAAAATAATACGATTGTGATGGGAAGAAAAACGTTTGAAGGGATGGGTAAAAATCTATTGCCTAACCGTCAAACCATCGTGTTAACATCAGACCAATCTTATGATGGAAATGGTGCGATTGTCATGCATTCGGTAGATGATGTATTGAAATATGCCGAAGAATTTGATGGGATTACTTTTATCACTGGTGGTGGTGAGATTTATAAAACATTCTTGCCTCACACTGATGTATTATATCGTACGTTGATTCAATCAACATTTGAAGGAGATACTTATTTTCCTTATATTGATTGGGGAGAGTGGAATATTGTTAGTACCAGCGAAGGCTCTGTTAACGATGATAATCCATATCCACATGATTTTGAGACATACCAACGCCATCAATCGTAA
- a CDS encoding thymidylate synthase: protein MEEAYLELGREILNKGHEKTDRTGTGTKSLFGYQMRFDLSQGFPLLTTKRIPFSLVKSELLWFLKGDTNIKYLLENNNHIWDEWAFERYVKSEEYTGPDMTDFGRRCLVDEEFNQAYQKEMASFREKMLKDDEFAEKYGELGNIYGSQWRRWKTSTGDTIDQLQDVIDMIRHTPDSRRLIVSAWNPEDVPSMALPPCHTLFQFYVADGKLSCQLYQRSADVFLGVPFNIASYALLTHLIAHETNLEVGEFVHTLGDAHLYNNHIEQMNEQLSRETRELPTLWLNKEKVSVFDFEMDDIKIEGYQPHPSIKAPIAV from the coding sequence ATGGAAGAAGCATATTTAGAATTAGGCCGAGAGATATTAAATAAAGGTCATGAAAAGACTGATCGTACAGGTACTGGGACAAAAAGTCTTTTTGGTTACCAAATGCGTTTTGATTTAAGTCAAGGATTTCCTCTGTTGACAACCAAACGTATTCCATTTTCTTTAGTGAAGAGTGAATTGTTATGGTTTCTTAAAGGTGATACAAATATTAAATATTTGTTAGAAAATAACAATCATATTTGGGACGAGTGGGCGTTTGAACGCTATGTTAAAAGCGAGGAATACACTGGACCTGACATGACAGATTTTGGTCGTCGATGTTTAGTAGATGAAGAATTCAATCAAGCGTACCAAAAAGAGATGGCTTCTTTTAGAGAAAAAATGTTAAAGGATGATGAATTTGCTGAGAAATATGGCGAATTAGGAAATATTTATGGTTCTCAGTGGCGTCGTTGGAAAACGTCAACAGGAGACACTATCGATCAATTACAAGATGTGATTGACATGATTCGACACACTCCGGACTCTAGACGATTAATCGTGTCAGCATGGAATCCAGAAGATGTGCCATCAATGGCTTTACCACCATGTCACACATTATTCCAATTTTATGTAGCAGATGGAAAATTAAGTTGTCAATTATATCAACGTAGTGCAGACGTCTTTTTAGGTGTTCCGTTTAATATTGCAAGTTATGCTTTATTAACCCATTTAATTGCACATGAAACAAATTTAGAAGTAGGTGAATTTGTTCATACATTAGGGGATGCTCATTTGTATAACAATCACATAGAACAGATGAACGAACAACTGTCACGAGAAACACGAGAGTTGCCAACGCTATGGTTAAATAAAGAAAAAGTATCTGTATTTGATTTTGAAATGGATGATATAAAAATTGAAGGATACCAGCCACATCCGAGTATTAAGGCACCAATTGCGGTGTAG